In Nostoc sp. UHCC 0926, a single genomic region encodes these proteins:
- a CDS encoding pilus assembly protein PilO encodes MTLSDDLNFAEHGGEFDSATPASPVIFGIALTPKIIGILVGVIGLAGAAYILLNLLMPAWESYQQQQAKSSELQAQVAQKKANIKQIDKVKDELAQAKQQKVQVLGLFANEKTSDTLLLDMNRLVESGNTPTSINAVRAKLNKFVPVSQKPEPIIDGSLGLQVNGKLQRSSINAEITGTYEQTQSIIRNIERLQPLLIIKDYQATLAPVESRSPLDKTPVQVGPAAINTSFQLQILMPLSPEEIAAAAAAAAKTAPKK; translated from the coding sequence ATGACGCTGAGTGATGATTTAAATTTTGCCGAACATGGTGGGGAATTTGATTCCGCAACGCCAGCGTCCCCCGTGATCTTTGGCATTGCCCTCACACCAAAAATTATTGGGATCTTGGTGGGGGTAATTGGTTTAGCGGGAGCAGCTTATATATTATTAAACCTGCTGATGCCAGCTTGGGAAAGCTATCAGCAGCAGCAAGCAAAAAGCTCGGAACTGCAAGCGCAAGTTGCCCAAAAAAAAGCCAATATCAAACAGATTGACAAAGTTAAAGACGAACTAGCACAGGCAAAACAGCAAAAAGTTCAAGTTTTAGGTTTATTTGCTAACGAAAAAACTTCAGATACATTGCTGTTAGATATGAACCGTTTAGTTGAGTCTGGCAATACTCCAACTTCTATAAATGCAGTAAGAGCCAAACTGAATAAATTTGTGCCAGTTTCTCAAAAACCAGAACCAATTATCGATGGAAGTCTAGGACTACAGGTTAACGGCAAGCTGCAACGTAGCAGTATCAATGCTGAAATTACAGGAACTTATGAACAAACGCAATCAATAATCCGTAACATTGAGCGTTTACAGCCTTTGTTAATAATTAAAGATTATCAAGCAACTTTGGCTCCAGTAGAGTCTAGATCCCCATTAGATAAAACGCCTGTCCAGGTAGGCCCAGCAGCGATTAATACATCATTCCAGTTACAGATATTGATGCCACTTAGTCCAGAAGAAATAGCAGCGGCAGCGGCAGCAGCTGCTAAAACTGCCCCGAAAAAGTAG
- a CDS encoding PilN domain-containing protein: MYSLDVNFLKDRPAYQEKPKRKGGISLNLPTGNLTPVYVGVAVGVGLPVLLGVIWWFLQGKIVELDGQIAQLDQESKRLDTEIGNINKIKAETNAIKGETQALVTVFDQIRPWSAMLQDLRDRTPVAVQIENIKQIPPIAAAVGQPANNPAGGLEITGLARSFNDVNDFLLILQQSQFLKSTESRILTATLVDAPLTPGVGQPISSVIIKPPQLVKYTIQSSMNDVPASELIRELEKKGTVGLVTRIRSMQQTGVISK; this comes from the coding sequence ATGTACAGTTTGGATGTTAACTTTCTTAAAGACCGCCCAGCATACCAGGAAAAGCCTAAGAGAAAGGGAGGCATATCCCTAAACCTGCCTACGGGGAATTTAACACCAGTGTATGTGGGAGTTGCAGTAGGTGTAGGTCTTCCAGTTTTATTGGGAGTTATTTGGTGGTTTTTGCAAGGGAAAATTGTTGAATTAGATGGTCAAATTGCACAACTTGACCAAGAAAGCAAGAGATTAGATACAGAAATAGGAAATATTAACAAAATCAAAGCCGAGACGAATGCAATTAAAGGGGAAACCCAAGCTTTAGTGACTGTATTTGACCAGATTCGACCTTGGTCAGCAATGCTGCAAGATTTGCGCGATCGCACTCCAGTAGCAGTGCAAATCGAGAACATCAAGCAAATCCCACCAATTGCAGCAGCGGTAGGTCAGCCAGCAAACAATCCCGCCGGAGGATTAGAAATTACTGGATTGGCTCGTTCTTTTAACGATGTCAATGATTTCTTATTGATTTTACAACAGTCTCAGTTCTTGAAGTCCACAGAAAGCAGAATTCTGACGGCAACGTTAGTAGATGCTCCCTTAACACCAGGTGTGGGTCAACCTATTAGTAGTGTAATAATTAAGCCACCCCAACTAGTTAAATACACTATTCAATCGAGCATGAACGATGTTCCAGCTTCGGAATTAATCCGGGAGTTAGAAAAAAAAGGCACAGTGGGGTTAGTGACTCGAATTCGTAGTATGCAACAAACAGGAGTCATTTCAAAATGA
- the pilM gene encoding type IV pilus assembly protein PilM: MVQSFNRLFGKSNKGVGIELAPERVNVVQLRKQRQVLKLETFTSVAVPEGVVTDGQITDPAAMAQLIQQALAESKIKTSRVATGVPGRDSIVRIIPVPAELDDKELREMVLNHEAGLYLPYPREEADVDYQKLGYFVDEDGIEKVHVLLVATRKEITDTYISTFQQAGLQIDVLEINSFALIRTIREQLRQFGPQEAAVLVDIEFDSTEIAIIVNGVPQFSRTVPIGTYQMQTALARTMSLPTSRDMELLHGMIIPPTSIDGGKTGVTELDPGMAAILRVLGELTDELRRSIDFYLNQSENLEVAQILLAGPGGGLQQLDEFFTQRLSLPTTQIDPIGALSLEVDTDKYPQVQRSGLAIVLGLGMREV; the protein is encoded by the coding sequence GTGGTACAAAGCTTCAATCGTCTGTTTGGCAAATCGAATAAAGGGGTCGGTATTGAACTTGCTCCCGAACGGGTAAATGTAGTTCAGCTACGCAAGCAGCGTCAAGTCTTGAAACTAGAAACCTTTACATCAGTAGCAGTTCCAGAAGGCGTAGTTACCGATGGTCAAATCACCGACCCCGCAGCAATGGCGCAATTAATCCAGCAGGCGCTAGCTGAGAGCAAAATCAAAACTTCTCGCGTGGCCACTGGTGTACCAGGGCGAGATTCCATCGTTCGGATCATCCCTGTGCCAGCAGAGTTAGATGACAAAGAACTGCGGGAAATGGTGCTAAACCATGAAGCAGGTTTATATTTACCCTATCCTCGTGAAGAGGCTGATGTAGATTATCAGAAACTTGGGTACTTTGTAGATGAAGATGGCATTGAAAAAGTACATGTACTCCTAGTAGCCACCCGTAAAGAGATAACGGATACCTATATAAGTACATTCCAGCAAGCAGGATTACAAATCGATGTTTTAGAAATTAACAGTTTTGCTCTGATTCGGACTATTCGTGAGCAATTGCGACAGTTTGGCCCGCAAGAAGCAGCAGTATTAGTTGATATAGAGTTCGACAGTACAGAAATCGCCATCATCGTTAACGGAGTGCCGCAATTTTCACGCACAGTCCCAATCGGGACTTATCAGATGCAAACTGCCTTAGCAAGGACAATGAGCTTACCCACATCACGAGATATGGAACTCTTACACGGAATGATTATTCCCCCAACTTCCATAGACGGTGGGAAAACCGGCGTGACCGAACTCGATCCTGGGATGGCAGCCATATTGAGAGTATTGGGAGAACTAACGGATGAACTGCGCCGTTCCATCGATTTTTACCTTAATCAAAGTGAAAATTTGGAGGTAGCGCAGATTTTATTAGCTGGCCCAGGAGGTGGACTGCAACAGCTAGATGAATTCTTTACCCAACGATTGAGCTTGCCAACTACCCAAATAGATCCAATCGGGGCTTTGTCCTTGGAGGTTGACACTGATAAATATCCACAGGTGCAACGCTCTGGCTTGGCGATTGTACTTGGTCTAGGAATGCGGGAGGTGTAA
- a CDS encoding ABC transporter substrate-binding protein, whose product MIQLRKFKQLVAFVLLGLLTSWIVSCSTGNVSTSTKQASSGAATVEFWTMQLQPQFTDYFKSLIASFESQNPGIKINWVDIPWAAMESKILTAVSAKTPPDVVNLNPGFASQLAGRNAWLDLDAKVSNDVRSSYLPNIWKASTLNGKSFGIPWYLTTRLTIYNTDLLKQAGINKSPATYRELAQAAQQIKDKTGKYAFFVTFVPQDSGEVLESFVQMGVTLVDAEGKAAFNSAQGKAAFQYWVDLYKKGLLPKEALTQGHRHAIDLYQSGETVFLASGPEFLKTIANNAPKIAQASGIAPQLTGDTGKKNVAVMNIVIPRDTKQPDSAVKFALFVTNDENQLAFAKAANVLPSTVKALSDSYFKDIPANASTVEKARVISAKELQHAEILTPTLKDFNLLQKAVYENLQAAMLGEKSVDKAVEDAAQQWNQR is encoded by the coding sequence ATGATTCAATTGCGAAAATTTAAACAACTTGTTGCTTTTGTACTACTTGGCTTATTAACCAGTTGGATTGTAAGTTGCAGCACAGGTAATGTTAGTACAAGTACAAAACAAGCTAGTTCAGGAGCGGCAACTGTTGAGTTTTGGACGATGCAACTCCAACCTCAATTTACCGACTACTTCAAAAGCCTAATTGCGAGTTTTGAATCGCAAAATCCAGGTATAAAGATTAACTGGGTTGATATACCTTGGGCGGCGATGGAGAGCAAAATTTTAACTGCTGTCTCAGCAAAAACGCCACCTGATGTAGTTAACCTCAATCCGGGTTTTGCTTCCCAACTTGCGGGACGAAATGCCTGGTTAGATTTAGATGCAAAAGTCTCAAACGATGTACGTTCCTCCTATCTACCAAATATCTGGAAGGCAAGCACGCTTAATGGCAAGAGTTTTGGGATTCCCTGGTATCTCACCACACGGTTAACCATTTATAACACCGATTTATTAAAACAGGCAGGTATCAATAAATCACCTGCAACCTACAGAGAATTGGCACAAGCAGCTCAACAAATTAAAGATAAAACTGGCAAATATGCCTTTTTTGTGACTTTTGTACCGCAAGATTCTGGTGAAGTGCTGGAATCTTTTGTGCAAATGGGAGTCACCCTAGTAGATGCTGAGGGGAAAGCAGCGTTTAATTCAGCACAAGGTAAAGCAGCGTTTCAGTATTGGGTAGACTTGTATAAAAAAGGGCTGCTTCCAAAAGAAGCTTTGACGCAAGGACATCGTCATGCGATCGATTTATACCAATCTGGAGAGACTGTGTTTCTTGCTTCTGGACCAGAGTTTCTGAAAACGATCGCTAATAATGCCCCGAAAATTGCTCAAGCTTCAGGAATAGCCCCTCAACTCACTGGTGACACAGGCAAGAAAAATGTCGCGGTGATGAACATAGTTATTCCCCGCGACACTAAACAACCAGACAGCGCTGTGAAGTTTGCTTTATTTGTTACCAATGACGAAAATCAGTTAGCCTTTGCCAAAGCTGCAAATGTCTTACCTTCTACAGTCAAAGCATTGTCTGATAGTTACTTTAAAGATATTCCCGCTAATGCTTCAACAGTAGAAAAAGCGCGAGTTATTAGTGCTAAAGAACTACAACATGCAGAAATATTAACCCCCACTTTGAAGGATTTCAACCTCTTGCAAAAAGCAGTTTATGAAAACTTGCAAGCAGCAATGTTAGGCGAGAAAAGTGTAGATAAAGCCGTAGAAGATGCGGCGCAACAGTGGAATCAAAGATAA